A single genomic interval of Mycolicibacterium holsaticum DSM 44478 = JCM 12374 harbors:
- a CDS encoding FGGY-family carbohydrate kinase: MDVLLGIDIGTGSTKGVLTDTGGTVLAVETLSHTMDLPRPGWAEFDAEAVWWREVCAISRALIDRLPERGSLAGVCVSGLGPCLVLCDEDLRPLRPAILYGIDTRAVAEIDSLTAEFGEQDILERGGSLLSSQAVGPKLEWIRNHEPEVFADARMWFSSNSYIVAKLTGEYVIDHHTASQCDPLYATPAFEWNLAWAERICAHLRLPRLAWPAEVVGGVTGAAAAMSGIPAGTPVVAGTVDAYAEAFSVGVRRPGDLMLMYGSTMFMVQIVADYHCDRTLWTTAAVEPGSYALAAGTATAGSLITWLQSMTGNASYEELSAEALAVPPGSEGLLMLPYFSGERTPIFDPNARGVLAGLTLRHGRGHLLRAAYEGIAFGVRDVLTRFDDAAPGARLVAVGGGLDSPVWPQAVSDITGRTQLRPAQTIGAGFGDALLAAIGVGLVPPETDWTRIAGRVEPDPKYAARYADMHRTWAELYLATKPQVHRLSAMDPQ; this comes from the coding sequence GTGGACGTCCTCCTCGGCATCGACATCGGGACCGGAAGCACCAAAGGCGTCCTCACCGACACCGGCGGCACCGTGCTGGCCGTCGAGACGCTGTCGCACACGATGGATTTGCCGCGACCAGGGTGGGCGGAGTTCGACGCGGAAGCGGTGTGGTGGCGCGAAGTCTGCGCGATCAGCCGCGCGCTCATCGATCGCCTGCCCGAGCGCGGTTCGCTGGCCGGAGTGTGCGTCAGCGGGCTCGGGCCCTGCCTCGTGCTGTGCGACGAGGACCTGCGGCCACTGCGGCCGGCGATCCTCTACGGCATCGACACCAGGGCGGTCGCCGAGATCGACTCCCTGACCGCAGAATTCGGCGAACAGGACATTCTGGAACGCGGCGGCAGCCTGCTGAGCAGCCAAGCCGTCGGCCCGAAACTGGAGTGGATCCGCAACCATGAACCCGAAGTGTTCGCCGACGCGAGAATGTGGTTCAGTTCGAACTCCTACATCGTCGCCAAGCTCACCGGTGAATACGTCATCGACCACCACACCGCCAGTCAATGTGATCCGCTGTATGCGACCCCGGCGTTCGAGTGGAATCTCGCATGGGCCGAACGGATCTGCGCACACCTTCGGCTGCCCCGGCTCGCCTGGCCGGCCGAGGTGGTCGGCGGTGTCACCGGCGCGGCGGCCGCGATGTCGGGGATCCCCGCCGGAACCCCCGTCGTGGCGGGGACCGTCGACGCCTATGCCGAGGCGTTCTCCGTCGGCGTCCGCAGGCCCGGCGACCTGATGCTGATGTACGGCTCGACGATGTTCATGGTGCAGATCGTCGCGGACTACCACTGCGACCGAACGCTGTGGACGACCGCCGCAGTGGAACCCGGCAGCTACGCGCTGGCCGCGGGCACCGCCACCGCAGGCAGCCTGATCACCTGGTTGCAGTCGATGACCGGTAACGCGTCGTACGAGGAACTGAGCGCAGAAGCCTTGGCGGTGCCGCCCGGCAGCGAGGGTCTGCTCATGCTCCCGTACTTCAGCGGCGAACGGACCCCGATCTTCGACCCGAACGCCCGCGGCGTGCTGGCCGGGCTGACGCTGCGGCACGGACGCGGCCACCTGCTGCGAGCCGCCTACGAGGGCATCGCCTTCGGCGTACGCGACGTGCTCACGCGCTTCGACGACGCCGCGCCGGGTGCCCGTCTCGTCGCTGTCGGCGGCGGGCTGGACAGCCCGGTCTGGCCGCAGGCGGTCAGCGACATCACCGGTCGCACGCAGTTGAGGCCCGCACAGACGATCGGCGCCGGCTTCGGCGATGCACTCCTGGCGGCGATCGGCGTCGGACTCGTGCCACCGGAAACCGATTGGACCCGCATCGCCGGCCGCGTCGAGCCTGACCCGAAGTACGCTGCGCGGTACGCGGATATGCACCGAACCTGGGCCGAGCTGTACCTGGCCACCAAGCCGCAAGTGCACCGGCTGTCGGCGATGGATCCGCAGTGA
- a CDS encoding acetyl-CoA C-acetyltransferase, whose protein sequence is MSEDAFIYEAIRTPRGKNKNGALNEVKPINLVTGLIDELRRRHPDLDETLISDVILGVVSPVGDQGADIARTAVLAAGMPETTGGVQLNRFCASGLEAVNMAAQKVRSGWDDLVLAGGVESMSRVPMGSDGGAWAIDPETNYTVGFVPQGIGADLIATIEGFSREDVDRFALRSQEKAAAAWSGGYFAKSVVPVRDQNGLVILDHDEHMRPDTTLEGLGKLKTAFDGIGAMGGFDDVALQKYHFVEKINHVHTGGNSSGIVDGAALVLIGSEKAGQSQGLTPRARIVATATSGADPVIMLTGPTPATQKVLDRAGLTVDDIDLFELNEAFASVVLKFQKDLGIPDEKLNVNGGAIAMGHPLGATGAMITGTMVDELERRGARRALITLCVGGGMGVATIIERV, encoded by the coding sequence ATGTCTGAAGACGCCTTCATCTATGAGGCCATCCGCACCCCACGCGGGAAGAACAAGAACGGCGCGCTCAACGAGGTCAAGCCGATCAACCTGGTCACCGGCCTGATCGACGAGTTGCGGCGGCGCCATCCCGACCTCGACGAAACGCTGATCAGCGACGTCATCCTCGGTGTCGTCTCACCGGTGGGCGACCAGGGCGCCGACATCGCCCGCACCGCGGTGCTGGCCGCCGGCATGCCGGAGACCACCGGCGGCGTGCAGCTCAACCGGTTCTGCGCCTCGGGCCTGGAAGCGGTCAACATGGCTGCCCAGAAGGTGCGCTCGGGCTGGGACGACCTGGTGCTCGCCGGGGGTGTGGAGTCGATGAGCCGCGTGCCGATGGGCTCCGACGGCGGCGCCTGGGCCATCGACCCGGAGACCAACTACACCGTCGGATTCGTGCCGCAGGGCATCGGCGCCGACCTGATCGCCACCATCGAGGGCTTCTCCCGCGAGGACGTCGACCGGTTCGCGCTGCGCAGCCAGGAGAAGGCCGCCGCGGCGTGGTCGGGCGGCTACTTCGCCAAGTCGGTGGTGCCGGTCCGCGACCAGAACGGTCTGGTCATCCTCGACCACGACGAGCACATGCGCCCCGACACCACCCTGGAAGGGCTCGGCAAGCTCAAGACCGCGTTCGACGGCATCGGCGCGATGGGCGGCTTCGACGATGTGGCGCTGCAGAAGTACCACTTCGTCGAGAAGATCAACCATGTGCACACCGGCGGTAACAGCTCGGGCATCGTCGACGGCGCCGCTCTGGTGCTCATCGGCAGCGAAAAGGCCGGCCAGTCGCAGGGCCTCACCCCGCGCGCCCGCATCGTGGCCACCGCGACCAGCGGTGCCGATCCGGTGATCATGCTGACCGGGCCGACCCCGGCGACCCAGAAGGTCCTCGACCGCGCCGGGCTGACCGTCGATGACATCGACCTGTTCGAGCTGAACGAGGCGTTCGCGTCGGTGGTGCTCAAGTTCCAGAAGGACCTGGGCATCCCCGACGAGAAGCTCAACGTCAACGGTGGCGCCATCGCGATGGGCCACCCGCTGGGCGCCACCGGCGCCATGATCACCGGAACCATGGTCGACGAGCTCGAGCGCCGCGGTGCGCGTCGCGCGCTGATCACGCTGTGCGTGGGCGGCGGCATGGGCGTGGCCACCATCATCGAGCGAGTTTAA
- a CDS encoding 3-hydroxyacyl-CoA dehydrogenase NAD-binding domain-containing protein gives MAENTIQWDKDDDGIVTLTLDDPTGSANVMNEHYKESMHKAVERLVAEKDSITGVVITSAKKTFFAGGDLKGMMNVGPDNAADAFEEVEFIKADLRKLETLGKPVVAAINGAALGGGLEIALACHHRIAADVKGSVIGLPEVTLGLLPGGGGVARTVRMFGIQKAFMEVLSQGTRFKPAKAKETGLVDELVDSVDDLVPAAKAWIRANPDSHTQPWDAKGYKMPGGTPSSPGLAGILPSFPALLKKQLKGAPMPAPRAILNAAVEGAQVDFDTASRIESRYFTSLVTGQVAKNMIQAFFFDLQTINGGGSRPDGIDKKLPTKIGVLGAGMMGAGIAYVSAKAGFDVVLKDVSQEAAQKGKGYSEKLEAKALERGRTTEEKSKALLDRITPTGDAADLKGVDFVIEAVFENQDLKHKVFQEIEDVVEPNALLGSNTSTLPITGLATGVKRQEDFIGIHFFSPVDKMPLVEIIKGEKTSDEALARVFDYTLAIGKTPIVVNDSRGFFTSRVIGTFVNEALAMLGEGVEPASIEAAGSQAGYPAPPLQLSDELNLELMQKIATETRKGTEAAGGTYEAHPAEAVVNKMIEIGRPSRLKGAGFYEYVDGKRSGLWPRLRETFKSGSADIPLQDMIDRMLFAEALETQKCLDEGVLTSTADANIGSIMGIGFPPWTGGSAQFIVGYQGPLGVGKAAFVARAKELAARYGDRFLPPASLGS, from the coding sequence ATGGCAGAGAACACGATTCAGTGGGACAAGGACGACGACGGCATCGTCACCCTGACGTTGGACGATCCGACGGGTTCGGCCAACGTGATGAACGAGCATTACAAGGAGTCCATGCACAAGGCCGTAGAACGCCTTGTGGCAGAGAAGGATTCGATCACCGGCGTTGTCATCACCAGCGCGAAGAAGACCTTCTTCGCAGGCGGTGACCTCAAGGGCATGATGAACGTCGGCCCCGACAACGCCGCCGACGCGTTCGAAGAGGTCGAGTTCATCAAGGCCGACCTGCGGAAGCTGGAGACGCTGGGCAAGCCCGTCGTCGCAGCCATCAACGGCGCCGCGCTCGGCGGCGGCCTGGAGATCGCGCTGGCATGTCACCACCGCATCGCGGCCGATGTGAAGGGCTCCGTCATCGGGCTGCCCGAGGTGACCCTGGGCCTGCTGCCCGGCGGTGGCGGCGTCGCCCGCACCGTGCGGATGTTCGGCATCCAGAAGGCGTTCATGGAGGTGCTGAGCCAAGGCACCCGGTTCAAGCCCGCCAAGGCCAAGGAAACCGGCCTGGTCGACGAATTGGTGGACAGCGTCGACGATTTGGTCCCGGCGGCGAAGGCCTGGATAAGAGCCAACCCGGACAGTCACACCCAGCCGTGGGACGCCAAGGGCTACAAGATGCCCGGCGGCACGCCGAGCAGCCCCGGGCTGGCCGGCATCCTGCCGTCGTTCCCGGCGTTGCTGAAAAAGCAGCTCAAGGGTGCGCCGATGCCCGCCCCGCGGGCGATCCTCAACGCGGCCGTCGAGGGCGCGCAGGTCGACTTCGACACCGCATCGCGCATCGAGAGCCGCTACTTCACCTCGCTAGTGACCGGGCAGGTCGCCAAGAACATGATCCAGGCGTTCTTCTTCGACCTGCAGACCATCAACGGCGGTGGGTCGCGTCCCGACGGCATCGACAAGAAGCTGCCGACCAAGATAGGGGTGCTCGGCGCCGGCATGATGGGCGCGGGCATCGCCTACGTGTCCGCCAAGGCCGGCTTCGACGTCGTGCTCAAGGACGTGTCCCAGGAGGCCGCGCAGAAGGGCAAGGGCTACAGCGAGAAGCTGGAGGCCAAGGCGCTCGAGCGGGGCCGCACCACCGAAGAGAAGAGTAAGGCGCTGCTGGACCGGATCACCCCGACCGGTGACGCCGCCGACCTGAAGGGCGTCGACTTCGTCATCGAGGCCGTCTTCGAGAACCAGGACCTCAAGCACAAGGTGTTCCAGGAGATCGAGGACGTCGTCGAGCCCAACGCGCTGCTCGGCTCGAACACCTCCACGCTGCCGATCACCGGTCTGGCCACCGGGGTCAAGCGCCAGGAGGACTTCATCGGCATCCACTTCTTCTCACCGGTGGACAAGATGCCGCTGGTGGAAATCATCAAGGGCGAGAAAACATCTGACGAAGCGCTGGCCCGCGTGTTCGACTACACGTTGGCCATCGGCAAGACACCGATCGTCGTCAACGACAGCCGCGGCTTCTTCACCAGCCGCGTCATCGGCACGTTCGTCAACGAGGCGCTGGCCATGCTCGGCGAGGGTGTGGAGCCGGCCAGCATCGAGGCTGCCGGCTCGCAGGCGGGCTACCCGGCCCCGCCGCTGCAGCTCTCCGATGAGCTCAACCTCGAGCTGATGCAGAAGATCGCGACCGAGACCCGCAAGGGCACCGAGGCCGCAGGCGGCACCTACGAGGCCCACCCGGCCGAAGCCGTCGTGAACAAGATGATCGAGATCGGCCGTCCGTCGCGGCTCAAGGGTGCCGGCTTCTACGAGTACGTCGACGGCAAGCGCAGCGGTCTGTGGCCGAGGCTGCGCGAGACGTTCAAGTCCGGCAGCGCCGATATTCCGTTGCAGGACATGATCGACCGCATGCTGTTCGCCGAGGCGCTGGAGACCCAGAAGTGTCTCGACGAGGGTGTGCTCACGTCGACGGCCGACGCGAACATCGGGTCCATCATGGGGATCGGCTTCCCGCCGTGGACCGGCGGCAGCGCACAGTTCATCGTCGGCTACCAAGGCCCGCTGGGCGTCGGCAAGGCCGCGTTCGTGGCACGCGCCAAGGAACTGGCCGCCCGCTACGGCGACCGGTTCCTGCCGCCCGCCTCGCTGGGGTCATGA
- a CDS encoding TIGR03618 family F420-dependent PPOX class oxidoreductase, which produces MTDMSAFAELLSRDHGLCVLNTLRRDGSVQSSVVNAGVMAHPRTSDRVVALVAIGGSLKLRHLRADPRATVVARAGWEWATVEGTAEIIGPDDGSVGPEELRLLLRAVFEAAGGTHDDWDTYDRVMRDERRAAVLITPTRVYSNPR; this is translated from the coding sequence GTGACCGACATGTCCGCGTTCGCGGAGTTGCTCTCGCGTGATCACGGGTTGTGCGTACTGAACACCCTGCGCCGTGACGGCAGCGTGCAGTCCTCGGTGGTCAACGCCGGCGTCATGGCGCACCCGCGGACCAGCGATCGGGTCGTCGCGCTCGTTGCGATCGGCGGCTCGCTGAAACTGCGGCATCTGCGCGCCGATCCGCGGGCCACCGTCGTCGCCCGCGCCGGCTGGGAGTGGGCCACGGTGGAAGGCACGGCCGAGATCATCGGGCCCGACGACGGCAGCGTCGGCCCCGAAGAACTCCGACTGTTGTTGCGCGCGGTGTTCGAGGCCGCCGGAGGAACCCACGACGACTGGGACACCTATGACCGGGTGATGCGCGACGAACGGCGCGCCGCGGTGCTGATCACGCCCACCCGCGTGTACTCGAATCCTCGCTGA
- a CDS encoding pyridoxamine 5'-phosphate oxidase family protein encodes MALSKDEREQFLAEPHIAALSVSAGDKRGPLTVPIWYQYRPGGEPWVLTGAGSRKHRLIETQGEFTLMAQRLEPTVRYVAVDGPVSRIEPGTDDQLVEMTKRYLPPEQVDAYLAVARREHGEAVAIFLKPQHWLSADLGSL; translated from the coding sequence ATGGCCCTTTCCAAGGACGAACGCGAGCAGTTTCTGGCAGAACCGCACATCGCGGCGTTGTCGGTGAGCGCGGGCGACAAGCGCGGTCCGCTGACCGTGCCGATCTGGTATCAGTACCGCCCCGGAGGTGAGCCGTGGGTGCTCACCGGCGCCGGCTCACGCAAACATCGCCTCATCGAGACGCAGGGTGAGTTCACGCTGATGGCCCAGCGCCTCGAGCCCACGGTGCGCTATGTCGCGGTCGACGGCCCGGTCAGCCGCATCGAGCCGGGCACCGACGACCAACTGGTCGAGATGACCAAACGCTATCTGCCGCCCGAGCAGGTCGACGCGTACCTCGCGGTCGCTCGCCGCGAACACGGCGAGGCCGTGGCGATCTTCCTCAAACCCCAACACTGGCTGTCGGCCGATCTGGGCTCATTGTGA
- a CDS encoding amidase gives MTDLCQLPAHQLVRLMSEGTIACRDVVEAHLARIDAVNPALNALVQATDPQDCLAAAADADDRAARGAPLGRAHGLPVVVKDVMLVAGLECSGGSPALRARADQDATAVARLRDEGAIVLGLTNVPEMGRGGESNNNLYGRTNNPYDLARTPGGSSGGSAALVAAGGAALSVGSDGGGSIRQPCHNTGLAGLKPTHGRIPRTGSVFGDAPGIFGQFNCYGPLARSVRDLYLGLSIMTGPDLRDPYAVPAPLGDPDDVDLADLRIATYLDDGISPPDADVAAVVTDAARALSDVARTVEHDAPGCLARTMTLLWESVFLGGDRGLGFEADLAAIGATDPSEELAEFLEQARGVDFSLSEARRRLTDIDAYRIEMLTFMADYDVIVGPAMPTAAKPHHHGLVEVYDFSHLMVHNLTGWPAAVVRCGTSNAGLPIGVQIVARPWQDATALAVAAHLEELFGGWRSPPTVGSVA, from the coding sequence ATGACGGACCTGTGCCAATTACCGGCCCATCAACTGGTGCGTCTGATGTCAGAGGGCACCATCGCGTGCCGCGACGTCGTCGAGGCCCACCTGGCCCGCATCGACGCGGTCAACCCCGCGCTCAACGCGCTGGTGCAGGCGACAGACCCGCAGGATTGCCTGGCGGCCGCGGCCGACGCCGATGACCGGGCCGCGCGCGGCGCGCCGCTCGGCCGGGCACATGGACTGCCGGTGGTCGTCAAGGACGTCATGTTGGTGGCCGGGCTCGAGTGCTCCGGCGGCAGCCCGGCGCTGCGCGCGCGAGCCGACCAGGACGCGACGGCGGTGGCGAGGCTGCGCGACGAGGGCGCGATCGTGCTCGGGCTCACCAACGTTCCCGAGATGGGCCGAGGCGGTGAATCGAACAACAACCTCTACGGCCGCACCAACAACCCGTATGACCTGGCCAGGACGCCCGGCGGCAGCAGCGGTGGGTCGGCCGCGCTGGTCGCCGCCGGGGGTGCCGCGCTGAGCGTGGGATCCGACGGCGGCGGCAGCATCCGCCAGCCGTGCCACAACACCGGGCTCGCCGGCCTGAAACCCACACACGGGCGAATCCCCAGGACCGGCAGCGTCTTCGGCGACGCGCCGGGCATCTTCGGCCAGTTCAACTGCTACGGCCCGCTCGCACGGTCGGTGCGCGACCTGTATCTCGGGTTGTCCATCATGACCGGTCCCGACCTGCGCGACCCCTACGCTGTGCCCGCCCCGCTCGGGGACCCCGACGACGTCGACCTGGCGGACCTGCGGATCGCCACCTACCTCGACGACGGCATCTCGCCACCCGACGCCGATGTCGCCGCGGTGGTCACCGACGCGGCCCGTGCGCTGTCTGACGTCGCGCGCACCGTCGAACACGACGCCCCCGGCTGCCTCGCGCGCACGATGACGTTGCTGTGGGAGTCGGTCTTCCTCGGCGGTGACCGCGGGCTGGGCTTCGAAGCCGACCTGGCGGCGATCGGCGCGACCGATCCGTCCGAAGAACTCGCCGAGTTCCTCGAACAGGCCCGCGGTGTCGACTTCTCGTTGTCAGAGGCGAGGCGGCGGTTGACGGACATCGACGCGTACCGCATCGAGATGCTCACGTTCATGGCCGACTACGACGTCATCGTCGGGCCCGCCATGCCGACCGCGGCCAAGCCGCACCATCACGGCCTGGTCGAGGTCTACGACTTCTCCCACCTGATGGTCCACAACCTGACCGGCTGGCCGGCGGCCGTCGTTCGCTGCGGCACCTCGAACGCGGGTCTGCCGATCGGTGTGCAGATCGTCGCCCGGCCGTGGCAGGACGCGACAGCGCTTGCGGTGGCGGCCCATCTGGAGGAGCTTTTCGGAGGGTGGCGTTCCCCGCCGACGGTGGGGTCGGTCGCATAG
- a CDS encoding LLM class F420-dependent oxidoreductase yields MRFGLFIPQGWRLDLVDIPTEEHWPVMRDLAAYADDSAWDSLWVYDHFHTVPVPTAEATHEAWTLMAAYAAATSRIKLGQMCTAMSYRNPVYLAKIAATTDIISGGRVQMGIGGGWYEHEWRAYGYGFPSAGVRLGRLDEGVQIMRDAWRDGQVTFHGKHYQVDGAIVAPKPLQESGIPLWIAGGGEKVTLRIAAQYAQYTNFTSEPEGFAHKSEVLAEHCRAVGTDYDAIVRSANFNAVIGESQADVESRLERLRDRQVTKADAAAVDAMLGSVTSPEAASGTTGQVVEKLKRMRELGCEYAILYFPEAAYDRTGIELFEREVIPALNG; encoded by the coding sequence ATGCGCTTCGGACTGTTCATCCCGCAGGGCTGGCGACTGGATCTGGTGGATATCCCCACCGAAGAGCACTGGCCGGTGATGCGTGACCTCGCCGCATACGCCGATGACAGCGCGTGGGACTCGCTGTGGGTCTACGACCACTTCCACACCGTTCCGGTCCCCACTGCCGAAGCCACTCACGAGGCGTGGACGCTGATGGCGGCGTACGCCGCAGCGACGTCACGCATCAAGCTCGGTCAGATGTGCACGGCGATGAGCTACCGCAACCCGGTCTACCTGGCCAAGATCGCCGCCACCACCGACATCATCTCCGGTGGCCGCGTGCAGATGGGTATCGGCGGCGGATGGTACGAACACGAATGGCGCGCCTACGGATACGGCTTTCCTTCCGCAGGTGTACGGCTCGGCCGCCTCGATGAGGGCGTGCAGATCATGCGCGATGCCTGGCGCGACGGGCAGGTCACCTTCCACGGTAAGCATTACCAGGTCGACGGTGCGATCGTGGCACCAAAGCCGTTGCAGGAGAGTGGGATTCCGCTGTGGATCGCCGGCGGCGGCGAGAAGGTGACGCTGCGCATCGCCGCGCAGTATGCGCAGTACACGAACTTCACCTCCGAACCCGAGGGGTTCGCGCACAAATCCGAAGTGCTGGCCGAGCACTGTCGGGCGGTGGGTACCGACTACGACGCGATCGTGCGGTCGGCCAACTTCAACGCGGTGATCGGGGAGTCACAAGCCGACGTCGAGTCTCGGTTGGAGCGGCTCCGAGACAGGCAGGTGACCAAGGCTGACGCGGCGGCCGTGGATGCCATGTTGGGCTCGGTCACCTCACCCGAAGCCGCCAGCGGCACAACCGGACAGGTCGTCGAGAAGCTCAAGCGCATGCGCGAGCTCGGCTGCGAGTACGCGATCCTGTACTTCCCCGAGGCCGCCTACGACCGCACCGGTATCGAGCTGTTCGAACGTGAGGTCATCCCGGCGCTGAACGGCTAA
- a CDS encoding nitronate monooxygenase, which yields MTSPLTSLGLTIPVIAAPMSGGPTTTAMVVAAAHAGGLGFVAAGYKTPQAVAAEISAVRAAGVPFGVNLFAPNPVPVTADAYARYADALAPEADRFGITLPREPIENDDQFGAKIDLLLAEPVPVASFTFGIPDTAVIRDLRRTGTVVVQTVTSTAEAEEAAAAGVDMLAVQSHVAGGHSATLHPQRAPETLDLGQLVRAVIDTTELPVIAAGGLSTAADVAGVVRAGAAAAMVGTVLLLADESGASATHQRALTDPARTETVVTRAFTGRPARGLRNTFIDTYETRAPLGYPAVHHLTSPLRKAAAAADEPERLHLWAGTGYRDARRAPTVQILTALAG from the coding sequence ATGACATCACCACTGACAAGCCTGGGCCTGACCATCCCCGTCATCGCGGCGCCGATGTCGGGCGGACCGACCACCACCGCCATGGTCGTCGCCGCCGCCCACGCGGGCGGGCTCGGGTTCGTGGCGGCCGGATACAAGACACCACAGGCGGTCGCCGCCGAAATATCGGCGGTGCGCGCCGCCGGGGTGCCGTTCGGCGTCAACCTCTTTGCCCCCAACCCGGTTCCGGTGACCGCCGACGCCTACGCACGCTACGCAGATGCGCTGGCGCCCGAGGCGGACCGGTTCGGAATCACCCTGCCTCGCGAGCCGATCGAGAACGACGACCAGTTCGGCGCCAAAATCGATCTTCTGCTCGCCGAACCCGTCCCGGTCGCCAGCTTCACCTTCGGAATTCCGGACACCGCCGTGATACGCGATCTGCGGCGCACAGGCACCGTCGTCGTGCAGACGGTCACCTCGACGGCAGAGGCCGAAGAAGCCGCGGCGGCCGGCGTCGATATGCTCGCCGTCCAATCACACGTTGCCGGAGGGCATTCCGCGACGCTGCACCCGCAGCGGGCACCCGAAACGCTCGACCTCGGCCAGTTGGTGCGCGCGGTGATCGACACGACGGAGCTTCCGGTGATCGCGGCGGGCGGGTTGTCGACGGCCGCGGACGTCGCCGGTGTCGTTCGGGCCGGCGCGGCGGCGGCGATGGTGGGCACCGTCCTGTTGCTCGCCGACGAAAGCGGCGCGTCGGCAACCCATCAGCGCGCGCTCACCGATCCGGCCCGCACCGAAACGGTCGTCACGCGCGCATTCACCGGCCGGCCCGCCCGCGGTCTGCGCAACACGTTCATCGACACGTACGAAACCCGGGCCCCACTGGGCTATCCGGCGGTCCACCACCTCACCAGCCCACTGAGAAAGGCCGCGGCCGCAGCCGATGAGCCCGAGCGACTCCACCTGTGGGCAGGTACCGGCTACCGCGATGCGCGACGGGCGCCGACCGTGCAGATCCTCACCGCGCTGGCCGGTTAG
- a CDS encoding cupin domain-containing protein, with protein sequence MEKMSLVALAREQLEKARAAKSGRAAHTVYGGHEHSLRQTLIALTAGVSLDEHESPGEATLYVLHGRVRVTDADNGWEGSTGDQIVIPRSRHALEALEDSAVLLTVAKDVGRHT encoded by the coding sequence ATGGAGAAGATGTCACTCGTCGCCCTCGCTCGCGAGCAGCTTGAAAAAGCCCGCGCTGCCAAGAGCGGGCGCGCTGCGCACACCGTCTATGGCGGACACGAGCACTCGCTGCGTCAAACGTTGATCGCGCTGACGGCGGGAGTCAGCCTCGACGAGCACGAGAGCCCCGGCGAAGCCACGCTGTATGTGTTGCATGGCCGCGTGCGGGTGACCGATGCGGACAACGGCTGGGAGGGGTCGACGGGTGACCAGATCGTCATTCCGCGCAGCCGCCACGCGCTGGAAGCCCTCGAGGACTCCGCGGTGCTGCTGACCGTCGCCAAGGACGTCGGGCGACACACCTGA